A single region of the Thunnus maccoyii chromosome 10, fThuMac1.1, whole genome shotgun sequence genome encodes:
- the vwde gene encoding von Willebrand factor D and EGF domain-containing protein, whose product MGFVGLSSTVLLASLVTLAGLCSARSDAPRGVALGFVFDPKATCDPPCEHAGICTRNNTCFCSRGYEGETCQFANCYPKCKNGGECLRPGKCRCPPGFGGRYCHKVTCDGGCWNGGECIAVNGVAKCICPSSWAGSKCQEAICPQGCRNGGICVAPGICSCPEGWLGGACHTAVCTQPCLNGGKCISPDKCRCRPPYSGARCEERKNSH is encoded by the exons ATGGGCTTCGTGGGTCTGAGCTCCACGGTTCTTCTCGCCTCTTTGGTCACGCTCGCCGGTCTTTGCTCCGCGCGCTCCGACGCGCCGCGGGGAGTCGCGCTCGGGTTCGTTTTCGACCCCAAAGCGACGTGCGACCCGCCGTGCGAACACGCAGGAATCTGCACCCGCAACAACACATGCTTCTGCTCCCGGGGCTATGAAGGAGAGACCTGCCAGTTTG CCAACTGTTATCCCAAATGTAAGAACGGAGGAGAGTGTCTTCGACCTGGAAAATGCAGATGTCCTCCTGGATTTGGAGGAAGATATTGTCACAAAG TGACGTGTGATGGCGGATGTTGGAACGGAGGGGAATGCATCGCTGTCAACGGAGTGGCCAAGTGCATCTGCCCCTCAAGCTGGGCCGGCTCAAAATGCCAAGAAG CGATTTGTCCCCAAGGCTGCAGGAACGGAGGAATCTGTGTGGCTCCAGGAATCTGCAGCTGTCCGGAGGGCTGGCTGGGCGGTGCCTGCCATACTG CTGTGTGCACTCAGCCCTGCCTGAACGGAGGGAAGTGTATTTCTCCTGACAAATGCCGCTGTCGCCCCCCTTATTCTGGTGCTCGCTGTGAGGAGAGGAAAAATTCCCACTAG
- the tmem106ba gene encoding transmembrane protein 106Ba: MGKSQSHLAKHKDESQDALTASAEYRDNQTEEDGKNGDVSQFPYVEFTGRDSVTCPTCQGTGRIPRGQENQLVALIPYSDQRLRPSRTKLYVTISVSLCLLLSGLAVFFLFPRSIDVSYVGVKTAYVSYDQDKRIVYLNITNTLNITNNNYYAISVTNITAQVQFSKTVIGKAKFNNSTLIIPLDERQIDYTVPTTIADDMSYMFDYCTLPTIKVHNIVVMMQVTVTTSYFGHAEQVSQEMYQYVDCGGNTTSLHGHVQVYQ, encoded by the exons ATGGGCAAGTCCCAGTCACACTTGGCCAAACACAAAGACGAGAGTCAGGACGCGCTGACGGCTTCTGCCGAGTACAGAGACAACCAGACAGAGGAGGATGGAAAGAATGGAGATGTGTCCCAGTTCCCCTATGTGGAGTTTACTGGACGGGACAGTGTCACATGCCCCACATGTCAGGGCACCGGCAGAATCCCCCGAG GTCAAGAGAATCAGCTCGTGGCTCTGATTCCATACAGTGACCAAAGGCTCAGGCCAAGCAGGAC AAAGCTGTATGTCACAATATCAGTGTCTCTTTGCCTGCTGCTGTCTGGACTGGCTGTTTTCTTCCTATTCCCTCGCTCTATTGATGTCTCCTATGTGGGAGTGAAGACTGCCTACGTCTCCTATGACCAGGACAAACGAATTGTCTATCTCAACATCACA AACACTCTGAACATCACCAATAATAACTACTACGCCATATCTGTGACCAACATCACAGCCCAAGTGCAGTTCTCCAAGACAGTGATAGGCAAGGCCAAGTTTAACAACAGCACACTGATCATACCACTGGATGAACGGCAG ATCGACTACACGGTTCCCACCACCATTGCTGATGATATGAGTTATATGTT TGACTACTGCACCCTGCCAACCATCAAAGTGCACAACATAGTGGTCATGATGCA GGTGACTGTGACCACGTCGTACTTTGGCCACGCGGAGCAGGTTTCCCAGGAGATGTACCAGTATGTGGACTGTGGGGGGAACACCACCTCCTTGCATGGACATGTGCAGGTCTACCAGTAA